The nucleotide window tcatgggcatggattggttagagTCATGTTATGCCAAAGTGGGTTGTAGAACCAAAATAGTAAGTTTTGAATTTCCCGGTGAACCAGTCTTAGAATGGAAGGGTGATGCAATAGCGCCtaggggtaggtttatttcctatcttaaagcCAGAAAGATGATCTCCAAGGGATATATCTATCACCTGGTTCGAGTTAAGGATGCAGATGCTCAGATCCCCACTCTCCAGTCGGTACCAATTGTAAATGAGTTTCCAGGAGTGTTTCCCGAAGATCTCCCTGGAATTCCTCCCGATAGagagattgactttggaattgatcTACTTCCAGGCACTAAGACAATATCTATTCCGCCTTATAGAATGGATCcgacagagttgaaagagttaaaagtCCAGTTGAAAGACCTTCTAGATAAGGGATTTATAAGGccaagtgtctcaccttggggcgcaccggtcttgtttgtccgaaagaaggatgggtcgttgcgtatgtgcattgactatcgtcagttgaataaagtcaccatcaagaacaagtaccctcttCCCAGgatagatgatttatttgatcaacttcagggtgcccagTGTTATTCCAAGATTGACCTCAGatcgggataccatcagttgaaggttAAGGAAgtcgatattccaaaaatagcttttaggactcgatatgggcattttgaatttttggtaatgtcattCGGTTTAACGAATGcaccagcagctttcatggaccttatgaatAGGGTCTTTaagccttatcttgatttgtttgttatcgtgtttattgatgacatcttgatttattccCGTAGCGAGACTGACCATGCTGAACATCTCAGAATTGTGTTGCAGACACTGCAAGATCACAAGCTATATGCAATATTTtttaagtgtgaattctggttgaacttaTTAGCATTTTTGGGCCATGTCATCTCAGGGGAAGGCATGAAGGTGGACTctaagaaaatagaggcagtgaagaattggcctagacccacctcAGTATCCGAtataagaagtttcttgggtctaGCATGTTATTATAGGCATttcgtagagggattttcttctatcTCGTCCCCTTTGACTAGATTAACTCAGAAGAAAGTCATGTTTCAATGGTCGGACGCATGCGAGAAAAGTTTTGAGGAGTTAAAGAAGAGATTGACTTCAGCTCCAGTCCTGACACTACCAGAAGGAACCGAAGGGTTTgttgtttattgtgatgcttcagaggttggtcttgggtgtgtattaatgcagcaCGGTAAAGTCATAGCCTACGCATCGAGATAGCTCAAggctcacgagaagaattatccgactcATGACCTTGAATTAGCAGTTGTGGTGTTCGCGCttaagatttggcgccattatttgtatggggtacaTGTTGACATTTttacagatcacaagagtctccagtacatcttcaagcaaagagAATTAAATCTACGTCAGAGAAGGTGGTTCGaattacttaaggattatgatgttgATATCCTCTATCATCCGAGGAAAGCAAATGTTGTAGCCGATGCTCTCAGTCGGCGTTCTATGGGGATCTtagctcatgttgaggaagacaAGCGAACTATGATGAAGGAAGTCCACCGCTTAGCAAATCTAGGAGTTCGACTTTTGGACTCTGAAGATGGTGGCGTTGTTCTCCAGAACAGGGCTGAatcctccttagtagccgaagCAAAAGAAAACCAGTTCAGTGATCCTTACTTATTGCAGTTGAAGGAAGGAATTCACAAACACAAGACTATGGCTTTTgaacaagggggagatgatggcACTTTGAGATACAGAGGCAGACTATGCTTTCCAGATGTAAATGGGCTCAGAGAGCGGATTATGTCAGAGGCCcacaattccaggtattctattcacccaggttccacaaagatgtatcatgatcttaaggaggtttattggtggaatgatatgaaaaagaatataGCAGATTTCGTGGCTAAGTGTccaaattgccagcaggtgaaagtcgaacaccaaaggcctggcGGTTTAACTCAGAATATAGAAATTCCCatttggaaatgggagatgataaacatggacttcatAACAGGTCTACCTCGCTCGTTCCGGAAGCAtgattcgatttgggtgattgtagaccgaCTTACCAAGTCAGCTCACTTCTTGCCAGTGAAGACTACAGATTCGGCCgaggattatgccaagttgtatatcaaagaaattgtCCGATTGCATGGGACTCCTTTGTCCATTATCTCAGATCGTGGTGCTCAGTTCACAACAAACTTTTGGAAATCCTTTCAGAAGGGATTGGGCACAAGGGTGAACATCAGCACCGACTTTCATCCTCATACAGATGGCCAGGCAGAACGCACCATTCAgactcttgaggatatgttgaggtcatgtattattgattttaaaggtaattgggacgatcatctacctcttattgagtttgcttataataacagttatcactctagtatcaagatggcaccGTACAAAGCTctgtatgggcgaaggtgtagatcaccaattggttggttcgaagtcGGAGAAGCGGAGTTGTTAGGACCCAATTTGGTCTATCAGGACATGGAGAAAGTCAATTTGATACAAAGGCATTTGAAGATGACTCAAAgtcgccaaaagtcctattcggacgTACGGCATagagacttagagttccaagttgatgattgggtatttctaAAGATATCACccatgaaaggcgttatgagatttgggaagaagggaaatcTTAGCCCCCGCTATATTGGTCCATATAGAATCCTGCGAAGGATCGGACAGgtggcttatgagttagaattgccacaaGAACTAGCTGTTGtacacctagtgtttcatgtgtccatgttgaagaaagTCATGGGAGACCCGTCACTTGTGGTTCCTACGGAGATTATAGGGGTTAAGGACAACCTGTCTTATGAGGAAATTCCAGTGGCTATTATTgatcgacaaatccgcaagctcagaactaaggaaattgcttcagtaaaagtgctTTGGAGAAATCaaaaggttgaagaggctacatgggaagccgaggaagacatgaagtccaGATATCCCCATCTCTTTGAAGAGCAAAAGGAAAATGTGGAAGGTAATTAACCTTTCCATTCAGGTCTTATATTATAATCTCTATGTCCTACAATATTTACTTAGCTTAGTATTTAGTGATCACGTGCTCGTTCAGTTCGATATACATGTATTCATAATATTTCAGTATTCTCATATCTCCATAACACCCATTTAATGACCATAGATAGCCGTAGTTGCAGCCAGGaccatcattcgaggacgaatgatcccaagggggagataatgtaacaccccgtaatttgaatcggttgtggatgcattaaacgAGTAATAGTGTGATGGTAATTGAGtggttatgataataagtgtacgaggcatattataggtgatttggggtctaaggagaggcttaAGTCCAAGCCAAGTAGAAAATTTTCATTATAGCTGAAAATTTGCaaatgagtatgcacaagaccTTACTTTGGGCAAGCATATCTACCTGGATACAATGAGTTGTATGATACTCAACCTATCGAATTAAATCCTTTTGagtttagtttccaacgcaacaaacctttcgtcatttggaggtacatacagaaagttatgaccattttactgggcaggTGTCACTAGCGCGAATAGGAGCGCGAAGTCGCGCGTTTTTGCTAAGTATTCTGCCTCCCGCGCGCGAACAGGCGCACGAGCTCGCGCGTCTGGAAGGTTTTAAATATCTTAAAGACCGGAAATAAGAGaaattgagtcatttctcaagcttagggcttcctctacacccccaactcgaccaaggcatccaattgcacacctaaggtgagtttttaagtgtgttatcatggtgatttcacttctcaatcactagttacaacatgattttgattgggtttcataggatttcttcaaaatctcaagaacaccccaaaagttgtctttcaagatttggtctacaagaggtaatcctacacccttagacttacatatatggtgttattatggaattatgagtatgaatcaagtattacaacttatggtatggtgattggaagtcataaattcccaatttaaatgcatgaccatagtagggatttaaaggtaattatttgataggatttgttggttggtgtgaatggatggtcatatatatgttgttggaagttataaatttgttaggaatgatggtggaatgaattgttggttaatagtgatagttggatgaaccaacactatagttatgaggtgtaaatatctatgcctacaaggtgtttgataatatgcctaaatggcataagttatggaatttattactaatattgggttcTATTGGatgttgttgtagattgaaggttcttagtagtgtggatcattgtagtatcactaagggacaaattgaggtatgtaaggctaactctttacgtttgggaatATCTATGATTCTTCCTACGTCCCATTCATCATGAACATTACTAGTTTCCTCAGAAAGTAATTATGCCTTGGTTCCATGAATAGAAGTAGAACTTATATTCTCTAGATGacatagtttcataatcattcgatattctatgagtttcagttatgacaAATCAACTTATTATGAATACTCATCTCAGTTTAATCCTATTCACTATACCAGTATCATGTAAGTCGGTATGGCTCATTATTTCAGTAACACATATTACAGTATGATTCTTAGTTCCTGatttaaattcctgaatgttgaacacctgcatTTGGGCTTGAggctgcagtttatgctttatgcattttggacctgaggtcgcagttatgtatacgtatacttgggcccgaggccacagttgtgcacatatatatatatatatatatatattgggcctgaggccgcagtttaatgttcagataaacaggttgttcatcattcagaagagggagtattcacttccttacttccttgttcagttatcagtttatcagctagcagttcagtttcagtttcagtgtTGATAGTTCTTTTGTTCAGctattttacataccagtacaattcaaatgtactgacgtccctttttcccggggcctgcatctcgcgatgcaggtaacgattctgcttgctaggacatctcgtatcagctattggtGAGCCCCAGTCTTCCGGGGCCTTGtctctcttttgttttagtcATTATAGTATTTCAGTTAATAAGGTATACCGGGGACCTTGTCCCGGTAAACAGTTAGCATTTGCAGTATTctttagaggcttcatagactataACCCAGTCAGTCAGATCTTAGCAGGATTTcatgtgttagccttgtcggctaCTTTTTTATACTTGCAGACCTTTCAGTATTTTCCGCATCTATGATATTTCAGTCAGACTCTTTAGTAAATTATCATGTTTTATATTTACGTCTAGCTCATAGTTAcaccacatgttgattcagccagccagttggttcgctcggtcacatgtagtcaggcactgAGTGTCGTGTTACATCCAGGCCCAGGTTCAGGGCGTGAcaagttgcacgccgcagcaggccttattggttcatttatgggatcgggttgcatgccgcattAGGTTTTATTGACTTATTAtaggatagggttgcacgccgtagcaggccatgttggctttatatttttgctttggcaggatccgcccctctagagtctgacataccagtagtgagtgCAAAtaccgtacaatgctgagtgattgtatGTGATGAGTGGGATTTGAGACAGGAAACTTGAGTGTACTTTGAGGGTGAATGTACCCGAGAATATCAccgtgaaatcattcatttgacatgcatacttggcatgtaggcatagaaatgcattttcctcatgttatacggtattgtgacattcatgatttgacaTGTAGACATTGAGATatatattcctcatgctagacggtatATGATAATTGATGAGTTGACTTGCATATTGACatgtaagcatagagatgtactcCCTCATGTTATCTtataatgaaatatcttatttgcTATTGAAAGTTTTGGAAAATCACAATTTTCTGATATAccctcatattttggtgatttatgtgaaagatttgggttttattattatGCCTGAAAAGCATGACTACTTTTTCGTAACTATGAACGAGCTGAACATAATAtattttgagttattacttgtactgctttcattatattattacgagttgttcttggctattggtgttggaccctaaCCATTttcgagctcgtcactgctttcaacctaaggttaggtttgttacttattgagtacatggggtcggttgtacttatacaacacttctgcaccttgcgtgcaaatcttGGAGCTGATTTCACTGCATGTGGCGAGAGGTGGCATTAAAGATGCACCTGCattccggttatagctgccttttgttcttggtagctttagaattataaATTTGTTCACGTATATTTCGAACAGagtatgtatttatttcataccagctttgtaaaattttaagtcttagaagctcatgatttgtactaccaatccttgggatttttgtataaaagtttagttatttcatcatttattttatcagtaaatctcattttgaattggattattgttaattggcttacctagcaggttgagttaggtgccatcacgactagtgaatttttgggtcgtgatagcatCAATGCTCACCAGTATAATGATGCGCACTTGTAGGTACTTAAGGACACTATACAGCGAGGTGGTGCTAAGAAGGTGGATATTTGGGGATGATGGTGTAATGCGACTTCGCGGTTGggtttgtgttcctaatgttg belongs to Nicotiana tabacum cultivar K326 chromosome 6, ASM71507v2, whole genome shotgun sequence and includes:
- the LOC142181771 gene encoding uncharacterized protein LOC142181771; translated protein: MVAFVQGNEDRLKEEERLRRDKEREFSKRAKSAGNFNHGGSQAGGNRQFFKKSKSGPAPYSASAPVPSQQGHFLRDCPLEKQNNGGNAAQSTNSATHHNSQAQQRRGATKSNMQAVVETAYPGSTLSYVTPYIAKKFGIEPEKLCEPFEVSTPVGESVIARCIYKGCPVKVHHCLTVADLVELEMLDFDVIMGMDWLESCYAKVGCRTKIVSFEFPGEPVLEWKGDAIAPRGRFISYLKARKMISKGYIYHLVRVKDADAQIPTLQSVPIVNEFPGVFPEDLPGIPPDREIDFGIDLLPGTKTISIPPYRMDPTELKELKVQLKDLLDKGFIRPSTLQDHKLYAIFFKCEFWLNLLAFLGHVISGEGMKVDSKKIEAVKNWPRPTSVSDIRSFLGLACYYRHFVEGFSSISSPLTRLTQKKVMFQWSDACEKSFEELKKRLTSAPVLTLPEGTEGFVVYCDASEIWRHYLYGVHVDIFTDHKSLQYIFKQRELNLRQRRWFELLKDYDVDILYHPRKANVVADALSRRSMGILAHVEEDKRTMMKEVHRLANLGVRLLDSEDGGVVLQNRAESSLVAEAKENQFSDPYLLQLKEGIHKHKTMAFEQGGDDGTLRYRGRLCFPDVNGLRERIMSEAHNSRYLRTLYSEVVLRRWIFGDDGVMRLRGWLSDISCFYAMEVSGDKSHVWEFSTVHLDENFPDEEESVAILDREVQKLMSKEIVSFRFIRVEDMNQLFRGSKNGEIVGDSARVIDGLKVNKVGEE